One window of Quercus robur chromosome 12, dhQueRobu3.1, whole genome shotgun sequence genomic DNA carries:
- the LOC126708934 gene encoding uncharacterized protein LOC126708934 yields the protein MGKAMAMAMAMRSVGTAFRIVGSRSMSTKVPHSHYSNRPIPKGVLKAIRPSSSSSEFRKFLNIPGTSRSENALLISKFLKLYTAQSPGIKKDKIWEDNLNKLLHGKDRAGLPEIAKLLSPQFNQQGGMNSESKTDDNKHQRGSKAKGRKKK from the exons ATGGGCAAGGCGATGGCTATGGCTATGGCGATGAGGAGCGTGGGTACAGCCTTTAGAATAGTAGGAAGCAGAAGCATGAGCACCAAAGTCCCTCATTCTCACTATTCCAATCGTCCCATTCCCAAAGGGGTACTCAAAGCCATCagaccttcttcttcttcttctgagtTCCGCAAGTTCCTCAACATTCCCGGCACCTCTCGCTCTGAAAACGCCTTGTTGATCTCCAAGTTCCTCAAGCTCTACACTGcccag AGCCCTGGGataaaaaaggacaaaatttgggAGGATAACTTGAATAAATTATTACATGGGAAAGACAGAGCTGGGTTACCAGAGATTGCTAAATTGCTGTCTCCACAATTCAACCAACAAGGAGGCATGAACTCAGAGTCAAAAACTGATGACAACAAACACCAAAGGGGCTCAAAAGCAaaaggaaggaagaagaagtag
- the LOC126708786 gene encoding uncharacterized zinc finger CCHC domain-containing protein At4g19190 — translation MEGEEGGIRLSKRFSDKDKGEVDYKTKAGTAWSHSYLNQKPWHPLSYPNQRRKWIAEQTHANRERRAEEVAREYAQEQEFFRQTALISKKEKEKVEMMKAVSFMYVRPPGYNPESAKAAELADADADDNKTQHHPPESVPIRDRSGEEKKKPRPKDVFGRHLPTEEEFEVLKNAPRLETGVAGRVKPFGVEVRNVKCLRCGTYGHQSGDRECPLKDAIMPNEESRLKRDDPLNAIIAQTDPSEPLKWELKQKPGISPPRGGFKPDDPNQQIVAEDIFDEYGGFLGGGDIPKLLSNFSSKPKKSKKKHKQKKQQSPSGRESKDPYENEFSEDVERTKNKKHRVKEKKRNNSESSSSDSSEFDRPKQSRHKHSYLSEDSDADRNCRSKKSRDKHPYSSEDSDFDRRHRSDKSRHERSCLSERHHRNDKSIHKGSYLSEDSDFERHHGIDKSRHKHSYSSDDADPEKHHRGDKSRHKLTHSSKDSDSERHHRSKRSRQKQSYSSEDSYPEKHRRSKRSGQKQSYSSEDSDPRKHCRSKRSRQKQSYSSEDSDPRRHHRIDKSRNKSSLSHSIEDSDKGHRRSKYHR, via the exons atGGAAGGAGAAGAGGGAGGAATAAGGCTGAGCAAGAGATTTTCAGATAAAGACAAAGGTGAAGTTGATTACAAGACGAAAGCAGGAACAGCGTGGAGCCACTCTTACCTAAACCAAAAGCCATGGCATCCTCTCTCTTATCCCAACCAACGCCGCAAGTGGATCGCCGAACAGACCCACGCCAACCGCGAGCGCCGTGCCGAAGAAGTCGCTCGCGAG TATGCTCAGGAGCAGGAATTCTTTCGCCAAACTGCTCTCATctccaagaaagaaaaagaaaag GTGGAGATGATGAAAGCTGTTAGCTTCATGTATGTTCGGCCACCCGGTTACAACCCAGAAAGTGCCAAAGCTGCAGAGCttgctgatgctgatgctgatgATAACAAAACCCAACACCACCCACCTGAATCTGTGCCCATTAGAGACCGTTCtggggaagaaaagaagaaaccGAGGCCAAAGGATGTTTTTGGCCGGCATTTACCAACTGAAGAggaatttgaagttttgaaaaatGCTCCGCG GTTGGAAACTGGAGTTGCTGGAAGGGTGAAACCATTTGGAGTTGAAGTGCGCAATGTGAAATGTCTAAGATGTGGAACTTATGGTCATCAAAGTGGCGATCGTGAATGTCCATTGAAAGATGCTATAATGCCTAACGAAGAGAGTCGATTGAAAAGAGATGACCCCTTAAATGCCATCATTGCCCAAACAGATCCCAGTGAG CCTCTAAAGTGGGAGCTCAAGCAAAAACCGGGAATTAGTCCTCCTCGCGGAGGATTTAAACCAGATGATCCTAACCAGCAAATAGTTGCTGAGGACATATTTGATGAGTATGGAG GGTTCCTCGGTGGGGGTGATATCCCCAAGTTGCTGTCAAACTTCTCTAGCAAACCCAAGAAGTCCAAAAAGAAGCATAAGCAAAAAAAGCAGCAGTCACCATCTGGTAGAGAATCGAAGGACCCATATGAAAATGAGTTTTCTGAGGATGTGGAGaggacaaagaataaaaaacatagGGTGAAGGAAAAAAAGCGAAATAATTCTGAATCAAGTTCATCAGACAGTTCAGAGTTTGATAGACCTAAACAGAGCAGACACAAGCATTCTTATTTATCTGAAGATTCGGATGCTGACAGAAATTGTAGAAGTAAAAAGAGCAGAGACAAGCATCCTTACTCATCTGAAGATTCTGACTTTGATAGGCGTCATAGAAGTGACAAGAGTAGACATGAGCGTTCTTGTTTATCTGAGAGGCATCATAGAAATGACAAGAGCATACACAAGGGTTCATATTTATCTGAAGATTCTGACTTTGAGAGGCATCATGGAATTGACAAGAGCAGACACAAGCATTCCTATTCATCTGATGATGCTGACCCAGAGAAGCATCATAGAGGTGACAAGAGTAGACACAAGCTTACGCATTCATCTAAAGATTCTGATTCTGAGAGGCATCATAGAAGTAAAAGGAGCAGGCAAAAGCAGTCTTATTCATCTGAAGATTCTTACCCTGAGAAGCATCGTAGAAGCAAAAGGAGTGGGCAAAAGCAGTCTTATTCGTCCGAAGATTCTGACCCTAGGAAGCATTGTAGAAGTAAAAGGAGCAGGCAAAAGCAATCATATTCATCCGAAGATTCTGACCCTAGGAGACATCATAGAATTGACAAGAGCAGAAACAAGAGTTCTCTTTCACATTCAATTGAAGATTCTGATAAAGGGCATCGTAGAAGTAAATATCATCGTTAA